From Apium graveolens cultivar Ventura chromosome 9, ASM990537v1, whole genome shotgun sequence, the proteins below share one genomic window:
- the LOC141682856 gene encoding uncharacterized protein LOC141682856, with the protein MTILEYLIRCTCCSSSVNEASASDGFKGLESVWQAESDESRNRRKCSIKSGSAAAEWRPSLKAISEDNIVAVKRSNSSTGSEKTLKRKVSPMQKSKVPTRRSEDYRSPPIPGIIPAFAPTLFMF; encoded by the exons ATGACAATTTTGGAGTATCTAATCCGGTGCACTTGTTGTTCTAGCTCCGTCAACGAAGCCTCTGCATCTGATGGTTTTAAGGGTCTCGAAAGTGTTTGGCAGGCAGAGAGTGATGAGTCCCGTAACCGGAGAAAGTGTAGCATTAAATCTGGTTCCGCCGCTGCTGAATGGAGGCCTTCTCTTAAAGCTATTTCCGAGGATAATATTGTGGCTGTCAAGAGAAGCAATAGCAGCACAGGTTCGGAAAAAACTCTCAAACGGAAAGTTTCTCCCATGCAGAAATCTAAGGTCCCGACTCGTCGGTCTGAAGATTACCG GAGTCCTCCCATCCCAGGAATCATACCAGCATTCGCTCCCACGCTGTTTATGTTCTGA